The genomic segment GGTGGCCAACCACTTCAAGAGCAAGGGCTCCGGTGCGGACGACGGCACCGGCCAGGGCCTGTCCAATCCCTCGCGTGAGGCCCAGGCCAGGGCCCTGACCGCCTGGACCCAGCAGATGTGGCCCGGCCAGGCCGTCTTCCTGACCGGCGACTTCAACGCCTACACCGAGGAGACCCCCGCGGGCATCATCGAGGCAGCCGGATTCACGAACCTGGTGCGCAAGTTCAACCCGGAATCCGCCAGCTACCAGTTCGGCGGACGCCTCGGTTCGCTGGACCATGCCTTCGGCAATGCCAAGGCCCTCGAGCTGGTGACCGGCGCCGATGACCTCAACATCAACGGCGACGAGTCGGTGGCCATGCAGTACTCGCGTCGCAACTACAACGTGACCGACTTCCACGCCCCGACGCCCTATGCCTCCAGCGACCACGACCCGGTGCTGGTGGGTCTGTCCGACGCGGCACCTGCTGCCACGACGCCGGTGATCACGCCCAACCAGAAGTGCACCAGCTTCGGCTTCAAGGTGGCCGACGCGATGCCCGGCGACCAGCTGCGCATCGACGGCCACTGGAACGGCCAGGCCCAGTACACGACGGTGGGCATGACCGACGCCGGCTGGTGGAGCGGCAGCAAGCCGACCTGGAGCGATGCCACGGCCGTCGTCATCCGCGACGGCAAGGCCATGGAGGACACCCGGGTGAAGATCGCCCAGGCCGCCGAGTGCCTCCCGGTGATCACGGGCCACGCCACCAAGAAGAGCTTCGGCTTCTCGGTGGCGCCAGTGCAGCCGGGCGACCAGCTGCTGATCACCGGCAACTGGAATGGCCGTGACCAGTCGATCACGGTGGATGCCGCCGGTTATGGCTACGGCTCCGGCCGGCTGACCAGGTGGAGCACCGCGACCGCGGTCGTCGTGCGTGAGGGCGTCCAGCTGCCCTCCACCAAGGTGACGGTGACCAACGGGCGCTGAGTCCGTCCCCGCACCCGGCAAGGGCCGGCCCGCCTCCGCGGGCCGGCCCTTGCCGGTTCCACTAGTCTGGGATCCATGACCGTCGCACTTGGCATGCCGTCCGCTCCCGCACCCGTCCTGTCGCCCCGTCGCAAGACGCGGCAGATCCACGTCGGCAAGGTCGGCGTCGGCAGCGACCACCCCATCTCGGTGCAGTCGATGACCACCACCAAGACCACCGACATCAACGGCACGCTGCAGCAGATCGCCCAGCTGACCGCGGCCGGATGCGACATCGTGCGCGTCGCCTGCCCGAGCCAGGACGATGCCGAGGCGCTGCCCATCATCGCCAAGAAGAGCGCCATCCCGGTCATCGCGGACATCCATTTCCAGCCCAAGTACGTCTTCGCCGCCATCGACGCCGGCTGCGCGGCGGTGCGCGTGAACCCGGGCAACATCAAGAAGTTCGACGACAAGATCGCCGAGATCGCCAAGGCCGCCACCGACGCCGGGGTGAGCCTGCGGATCGGCGTCAACGCCGGCTCACTGGACCCGCGGCTGATGAAGAAGTACGGCTCCGCGACACCCGAGGCGCTGGTGGAGTCGGCGCTGTGGGAGGCCAGCCTGTTCGAGGAGGTCGGCTTCCGCGACTACAAGATCTCGGTCAAGCACAACGACCCGATCACCATGGTGCAGACCTACCGCCTGCTGGCGCAGCAGACCGACGTGCCACTGCACCTGGGTGTGACCGAGGCCGGCCCTGCCTTCCAGGGCACCATCAAGTCCACCGCTGCCTTCTCCATCCTGATGGCGGAGGGCATCGGCGACACCATCCGCGTCTCGCTCTCCGCGGACCCCGTCGAGGAGGTCAAGGTGGGCACCAAGATGCTGGAGGTGCTCAACTTGCGTCCCCGCAAGCTCGACGTCGTCTCCTGCCCCGGCTGTGGCCGTGCCCAGGTGGACATCTGGAGCCTGGCCGAGAAGGTCAGCGTGGGCCTGGAGGGCATGGAGGCGCCGCTGCGGGTGGCCGTGATGGGCTGCGTCGTCAATGGCCCAGGAGAGGCCCGTGAGGCCGATCTGGGCGTTGCCGCCGGCAATGGCAAGGGTCAGATCTTCATCCGTGGCGAGGTGGTCAAGACCGTGCCGGAGTCCGATATCGTCCAGACCCTGATCGAGGAGGCGAACCGTCTTGCTGCAGAGAGCACGGAGCTGGGTTCGCCCCAGGTCCAGGTCAGCTGACGTGGCGCCGGATCCCGCCCCCGCGCGCGAGCAGCGGGGCTCGATCCGGATCCTCGGCAATGACGACCTCGACGAGGTCATGGGGCTGCTACTCGGTAGTCCCCTGGAGAACATCTTCGTCGCCTCTCGCGTCGAGGCCGCAGGTCTGGACCCCTTCATGCTCGGCTGCCAGGTCATTGGCTACGAGCGCGACGAGCAGTTGGTCAGCCTGTGCCACGCCGGATCCAACCTGGTGCCCGTCAATGCCGATGACGAGGCGCTCGACGCCTACATCCGCTACTTGGGGCCTAGGCGTCGCGCCGCCTCCATCATGGGTGTGGCCAGGCCGACGATCCGGTTGTGGGAGGGGCTGAGCCAGGCCTACGGAGGCCAGTGGTCCGAGGTGCGTGACCTTCGCCCCGACCAGCCGCTGATGAGCATCAGTCAGACCTGCACGGTGTCGCCCGACGAGCGGGTCCAGCGGATCACGATGAAGGACTTCGACTCCTACTTTCGGGCGGCGGTGAAGATGTACACCGAGGAGGTGGGCATCAGCCCGCTGGAGGCCACCGGGAGTTACCGCCGGCACGTGCAACGCACCATCGAGCAGGGCCGGGCCTTCGGCATCGTCGAGGACGGCCGGGTGGTCTTCAAGTCCGACGTCGGCTGTCATCAGGGCATGTTCTGCCAGGTCCAGGGTGTCTGGATGGACCCCGCACTGCGCGGTCGGGGAAGGGCTGCCGCTGCCATGTCCGGAGTGGTGGAACTGTGCCGGGAGCGGTGGCCGGTGGTCAGCCTCTACGTCAACGACTACAACACCCCAGCCATCCGGCTCTACGAGCGGGTGGGCTTCCAGTCCGTCGGGAAGCTCGCCACGGTCCTGTACTGACAGGATTCCGGGCAAAGACGGGAGCACTTGCGAGGTCTCGGGGGTTACCTCGCAAGTGCTCTTGCTTCCATGATGGCCCACCGGGCCCAAAGTATTCAACTCAGCAAGACATTGCGATCGGCCGGTAGGCTTGGCGGGCATTCCCGACGCCAGGCTGAAGGGCAGCCGAGGGCGTTCGACGTGGGTGCAGGAAGAGACCATGATCACTCGTCTGAGTTCGCTGTTCGTCCGCACGCTGCGTGACGATCCTGCCGATGCCGAGGTGCCGAGCCACCGTTGGCTCGTGCGTGCCGGCTACATTCGCCGCGTCGCCCCCGGCATCTACTCCTGGCTGCCGCTGGGTCTGAAGGTGCTGCACAAGGTGGAGTCCATCGTCCGCGAGGAGATGGAGGCCATCGGCGCACAGGAAGTGCACTTCCCGGCGCTGCTGCCGCGCGAGCCCTACGAGGCGACCAGCCGATGGACCGAGTACGGGGACAACCTCTTCCGCCTCAAGGACCGCAAGGGTGCCGACCTGCTCCTGGGTCCCACCCATGAGGAGATGTTCACCCTCATGGTCAAGGACCTCTACAGCTCCTACAAGGACCTGCCATTGGCGCTGTACCAGATCCAGAACAAGTACCGCGACGAGGCACGGCCCCGCGCCGGGATCCTGCGCGGGCGCGAGTTCGTGATGAAGGACTCCTACTCCTTCGACATCGACGACGAGGCCCTGGAGGCCAGCTACCAGAAGCACCGCGAGGCCTACATCAGGATCTTCGACCGGTTGGGCTTCGACTACGTCATCGTGCAGGCCATGGCCGGCGCGATGGGTGGTTCCAAGTCCGAGGAGTTCCTGGCCGTCGCCCCCAATGGCGAGGACACCTTCGTGCGCTCGCCGGGTGGCTATGCCGCCAATGTGGAGGCGATTCGCATCCAGGCGCCCGAGTCGGTCGATTTCGCGGGAGCGCCCGAGGCCCACCGCGAGCAGACCCCCGATGCCGCGAGCATCGAGGACCTGGTGCGCGTCTCCAACGAGCTCTACCCTCGCGATGACCGCCCGTGGGAGGCCACCGACACGCTGAAGGCATTCATCTTCCGGGTGCGTCACCCCGACGGCACCGTCGAGCCCGTCGCCCTGGCCCTGCCGGGTGACCGCGAGGTGGACGCCAAGCGCCTGGAGGCCGCGATGGAGCCGGCCGAGGTGGTCGCCTTCGAGGAGGCTGACTTCGCGAAGTACCCGACGCTGGTCAAGGGCTACCTCGGACCGCAGGTGGTGGGTTCCGAGTCGGAGTCGAAGATCCGCAGTTACCTGGACCCACGCGTGGTCGAGGGCACCACCTGGATTGCCGGTGGCAATGAGTTCGGCACCCACTGGTACGGCCTGGTGGCCGGCCGCGACTTCACCGCGGACGGCGTCCTCGACGTCGCCGAGGTGCGCGAGGGCGACCCGGCCCCCGATGGATCCGGCCCGATGAGCCTGGCCCGCGGCATCGAGATGGGCCACATCTTCCAGCTGGGCCGCAAGTATGCGGAGTCGCTGGGCCTGAAGGTGCTGGACCAGAACGGAAAGCTCGTCACCGTCACGATGGGCTCCTATGGCATTGGCGTCTCGCGTGCCGTGGCCGCAGTCGCCGAGGGCACTTGCGACGAGAAGGGCCTGTGCTGGCCCCGCGCCCTGGCTCCCTTCGATGTCGAGATCGTCGCCACCGGCAAGGGGGAGGAGATCTTCGCGGCCGCGGAGAAGCTCGCCACCCAGCTGGACGAGGCCGGCGCCCAGGTCCTCTACGACGACCGCAAGGCCAGCCCTGGGGTGAAGTTCGCAGACACGGAGATCCTGGGCATGCCCACCGCCGTCGTGATCGGCCGTGACCTGGCCAACGGCCTGGTGGAGATCCGGGACCGCAGGAGCGGCGAGAAGTGCTCCGTGGCCGTCGAGGACGCCCTGGCCGAGGTGCTCAAGGAGATCCGCGGCCACTGAACCGGGCCACGATCCCCGGCCACTGCCCCCGATTCCTCGCGGCGTCGGGGGCAGTGCCATTCGAGACCTCGGAACCCTTGGCGCAGGTGCGTGACCGGCTGGTGGCTGCCGGACATCTGGCAAGGCTGGTCGAGGGTCCCGGGCGTGCCGTGCACGTCGCCGATCCCGACGGCCAGGAGATCCAGATCCACGAGCTGTCCTGATGGCTGCGCGCTCTGGTGGAAGAACTGGTCTGGGACTAGTCTGAATCCATGATGAGGACAGGCCGGTCCCAGATCGGCAGCTACGAGGCCAAGACCCACCTGCCCCGCCTCCTCGACGAGGTGGAGGCCGGTGCCAGTTACACCATCACCAAGCACGGGCGTCCCGTGGCCCGACTGGTCCCCATCCGGGGTGGAAAGCGCGCTCCAGAAGAGGTGCTGAAGTCCTTCGAGGAACTGCGCGCGATCATGCCCAGGGATCTCGGGGCCCCGATCAAGGAGTTGATCGAGGAGGGGCGCCGATGAGCATCGTGCTCGACGCTTCCATGGCCCTCGCCTGGTGCCTGGACGGGTCGTGGGATGACGGAATCGCAGCCGTGCTCCGCGAAACGGCCGAGGATGGGGCTCTCGTCATGCCGCTGTGGCACCTTGAGGTGTGCAATGCCTTCCTCATGGCGGAACGGCGGGGGAGGATCACGCGCTCACAAGCCACCCAGGCGCTGGCAAAGCTGGATGGGTTGCCCCTTGAACAACTGGAGCTGGACCCCGATCCCTCAGATCTGATGCAGTTGGCAAGGTCACACGGCCTCACCGCCTACGATGCCAGCTACGTCTGGGCAGCCAGTGTCACTGGCTGTCCGCTGGCGACTCGTGACGAGAGGGTGCGCGCCGCCGCCGTCGCCGAGGGGATTGCCCTGCTCGGATGACCCTTGCCACCCACGTCATGTTCGGCCTGGTGCTCGCGGCCTTCGTCGCGGGCTGGATCGACGCCGTGGTGGGCGGGGGAGGGCTGATCCAGCTGCCCGCCCTGTTGATCGGTCTGCCCGACGACACCCCGGTGGCCACCATCGCCGGCACCAACAAGCTGCCCGCGGCCTCCGGGACCCTGATGGCCACGCTGACCTACCTGCGCAGCGTTCGGGTGGACTGGCGCAGCGCCCTGCCGCTGATGGCGACTGCCTGGCTGGGCTCCACCGTCGGCGCCAATCTGGCCCACCACGTTCCGCGCCGCTGGTTCACGCCGATCGTCCTGGTCGTCATCCTCGTCGTCGGCAGTTACACCGTGCGGCGTCCCCAACTTGGCCTGCAACAGGACCTGCGCCATCATGGGGCCGCGCACTGGGGCCGGCTGCTGGCCCTTGGCGGCGGCGTCGGGCTCTACGACGGGATCCTGGGTCCGGGCACCGGCACCTTCTTCGTGATCGGCCTGGTCGCGGTGCTGGGCTACGGCTTCCTTGAGGCCTCCGCCCTGACCAAGTTGGCCAACCTGACCACCAATGTGGCCGCCATCACGGTCTTCACGCTGTCCGGGCACATCCTGTGGCCCGTCGCCCTGAGCATGGCGGTGGCGAACCTGTCCGGCGGCCTGTTGGGCGCTCGCATGGCCGTGCGCCGTGGCAGTGCCTTCGTGCGCAAGGTCTTCCTCGTCGTTGTCGGGGCCCTCGCGGTCAAGCTCGCCTGGGACACCGTGCTGCTCTTCGTCGGCTGAAGGTCACACCCAGCCGGGCCAGCGGGT from the Luteococcus japonicus genome contains:
- a CDS encoding type II toxin-antitoxin system Phd/YefM family antitoxin, whose protein sequence is MMRTGRSQIGSYEAKTHLPRLLDEVEAGASYTITKHGRPVARLVPIRGGKRAPEEVLKSFEELRAIMPRDLGAPIKELIEEGRR
- a CDS encoding VOC family protein; this encodes MPFETSEPLAQVRDRLVAAGHLARLVEGPGRAVHVADPDGQEIQIHELS
- a CDS encoding sulfite exporter TauE/SafE family protein, whose product is MTLATHVMFGLVLAAFVAGWIDAVVGGGGLIQLPALLIGLPDDTPVATIAGTNKLPAASGTLMATLTYLRSVRVDWRSALPLMATAWLGSTVGANLAHHVPRRWFTPIVLVVILVVGSYTVRRPQLGLQQDLRHHGAAHWGRLLALGGGVGLYDGILGPGTGTFFVIGLVAVLGYGFLEASALTKLANLTTNVAAITVFTLSGHILWPVALSMAVANLSGGLLGARMAVRRGSAFVRKVFLVVVGALAVKLAWDTVLLFVG
- a CDS encoding DUF4081 domain-containing GNAT family N-acetyltransferase, coding for MGLLLGSPLENIFVASRVEAAGLDPFMLGCQVIGYERDEQLVSLCHAGSNLVPVNADDEALDAYIRYLGPRRRAASIMGVARPTIRLWEGLSQAYGGQWSEVRDLRPDQPLMSISQTCTVSPDERVQRITMKDFDSYFRAAVKMYTEEVGISPLEATGSYRRHVQRTIEQGRAFGIVEDGRVVFKSDVGCHQGMFCQVQGVWMDPALRGRGRAAAAMSGVVELCRERWPVVSLYVNDYNTPAIRLYERVGFQSVGKLATVLY
- a CDS encoding type II toxin-antitoxin system VapC family toxin; its protein translation is MSIVLDASMALAWCLDGSWDDGIAAVLRETAEDGALVMPLWHLEVCNAFLMAERRGRITRSQATQALAKLDGLPLEQLELDPDPSDLMQLARSHGLTAYDASYVWAASVTGCPLATRDERVRAAAVAEGIALLG
- a CDS encoding proline--tRNA ligase, which encodes MITRLSSLFVRTLRDDPADAEVPSHRWLVRAGYIRRVAPGIYSWLPLGLKVLHKVESIVREEMEAIGAQEVHFPALLPREPYEATSRWTEYGDNLFRLKDRKGADLLLGPTHEEMFTLMVKDLYSSYKDLPLALYQIQNKYRDEARPRAGILRGREFVMKDSYSFDIDDEALEASYQKHREAYIRIFDRLGFDYVIVQAMAGAMGGSKSEEFLAVAPNGEDTFVRSPGGYAANVEAIRIQAPESVDFAGAPEAHREQTPDAASIEDLVRVSNELYPRDDRPWEATDTLKAFIFRVRHPDGTVEPVALALPGDREVDAKRLEAAMEPAEVVAFEEADFAKYPTLVKGYLGPQVVGSESESKIRSYLDPRVVEGTTWIAGGNEFGTHWYGLVAGRDFTADGVLDVAEVREGDPAPDGSGPMSLARGIEMGHIFQLGRKYAESLGLKVLDQNGKLVTVTMGSYGIGVSRAVAAVAEGTCDEKGLCWPRALAPFDVEIVATGKGEEIFAAAEKLATQLDEAGAQVLYDDRKASPGVKFADTEILGMPTAVVIGRDLANGLVEIRDRRSGEKCSVAVEDALAEVLKEIRGH
- the ispG gene encoding flavodoxin-dependent (E)-4-hydroxy-3-methylbut-2-enyl-diphosphate synthase produces the protein MTVALGMPSAPAPVLSPRRKTRQIHVGKVGVGSDHPISVQSMTTTKTTDINGTLQQIAQLTAAGCDIVRVACPSQDDAEALPIIAKKSAIPVIADIHFQPKYVFAAIDAGCAAVRVNPGNIKKFDDKIAEIAKAATDAGVSLRIGVNAGSLDPRLMKKYGSATPEALVESALWEASLFEEVGFRDYKISVKHNDPITMVQTYRLLAQQTDVPLHLGVTEAGPAFQGTIKSTAAFSILMAEGIGDTIRVSLSADPVEEVKVGTKMLEVLNLRPRKLDVVSCPGCGRAQVDIWSLAEKVSVGLEGMEAPLRVAVMGCVVNGPGEAREADLGVAAGNGKGQIFIRGEVVKTVPESDIVQTLIEEANRLAAESTELGSPQVQVS